The proteins below are encoded in one region of Microbacterium pygmaeum:
- the rpsR gene encoding 30S ribosomal protein S18, with protein sequence MAGKSSGDRRKPRKGGKPTAPAKPTRVGLIDYKDVATLRKFISERGKIRARRITGVSVQEQRLIARAIKNAREMALLPYAGAGR encoded by the coding sequence ATGGCTGGAAAGTCAAGCGGCGACCGCCGCAAGCCGCGGAAGGGTGGCAAGCCCACCGCTCCGGCGAAGCCGACCCGCGTCGGTCTCATCGATTACAAGGACGTCGCGACGCTCCGCAAGTTCATCTCGGAGCGCGGGAAGATCCGCGCCCGTCGTATCACCGGTGTCTCCGTGCAGGAGCAGCGCCTCATCGCACGCGCCATCAAGAACGCGCGCGAGATGGCGCTTCTGCCCTACGCCGGCGCCGGCAGGTAG
- a CDS encoding acyl-CoA dehydrogenase family protein, giving the protein MTSDARRDPDDIDALRAASDVLGIDELLSDEERATRTRVRAFVDAEIRPGIGDWFDRGHFPAELAPKLGALGVLGMNLDGYGCPSRSSVEYGLAALELEAGDSGIRTFVSVQGSLAMGSIHRWGSDEQRQEWLPRMARGEVIGSFGLTEPGAGSDPSAMRTYARRNGEDWILTGSKRWIGLASIAQLTVVWAQTDDGVRGFLVPTDAPGFHVKQLERKGSMRASIQTELHFDAVRLPASALLPDARGLRGPFSALTEARYGIVWGVMGAARDSYEAALRYSLAREQFGRPIAAFQLTQQKLVDMVVELQKGALLALHLGRRKDAGTLDPVQISLGKLSNVREAIAIAREARTILGGNGVLLEHSPIRHAANLESVRTYEGTDEVHTLILGQHLTGIPAFR; this is encoded by the coding sequence ATGACGAGCGATGCGAGACGCGACCCCGATGACATCGACGCGCTGCGCGCTGCGTCCGATGTCCTCGGCATCGATGAGCTGCTGAGCGATGAAGAGCGGGCGACGCGGACCCGCGTGCGTGCGTTCGTCGATGCAGAGATCCGGCCCGGTATCGGCGACTGGTTCGATCGCGGCCATTTCCCGGCAGAGCTTGCGCCGAAGCTCGGCGCCCTCGGTGTGCTCGGGATGAACCTCGACGGTTACGGATGCCCGAGCCGATCGTCCGTCGAGTACGGGCTGGCCGCGCTCGAGCTGGAGGCCGGCGATTCCGGCATCCGCACCTTCGTCTCCGTGCAGGGCTCGCTGGCGATGGGCTCCATCCATCGCTGGGGCAGCGACGAGCAGAGGCAGGAGTGGCTGCCCCGGATGGCTCGTGGTGAGGTGATCGGCAGCTTCGGGCTCACCGAGCCGGGCGCGGGATCCGATCCGTCCGCCATGCGGACGTATGCGCGCCGGAACGGCGAGGACTGGATCCTCACCGGGAGCAAACGCTGGATCGGCCTCGCCTCGATCGCGCAGCTCACGGTCGTCTGGGCGCAGACCGATGACGGTGTGCGCGGCTTCCTCGTCCCCACCGATGCGCCCGGGTTCCACGTGAAACAGCTCGAGCGGAAAGGCTCGATGCGCGCGTCGATCCAGACCGAGCTGCACTTCGATGCAGTTCGGCTGCCGGCATCCGCGCTCCTTCCGGACGCGCGAGGGCTGCGCGGGCCGTTCTCAGCGCTCACCGAGGCCCGCTACGGCATCGTCTGGGGCGTGATGGGCGCCGCCCGTGACAGTTACGAGGCGGCCCTGCGATACTCGCTCGCTCGCGAGCAGTTTGGTCGGCCGATCGCCGCGTTCCAGCTGACCCAGCAGAAGCTCGTCGACATGGTGGTCGAGCTGCAGAAGGGAGCGCTCCTCGCGCTGCACCTCGGACGCAGGAAGGATGCCGGAACCCTCGACCCCGTACAGATCTCGCTCGGCAAGCTGAGCAATGTGCGCGAGGCGATCGCGATCGCCCGGGAAGCGCGCACGATCCTGGGCGGCAACGGGGTGCTACTGGAGCACTCGCCGATCCGGCACGCCGCGAACCTCGAGTCGGTGCGCACGTACGAGGGGACCGATGAGGTGCACACGCTGATCCTGGGCCAGCACCTGACCGGGATACCGGCGTTCCGCTGA
- a CDS encoding phage holin family protein, whose translation MQSDARPVSFDARPLVEPVDRTAVREFARRMRDSGAVRSAFSAGSSIVAVIIGAVVFVMFGSVFLTMAASLFSAFLSIGSDSAAAPWLLGLGAFLPVVIVGGVLALIIVAIVRGTAGANERRYRLDRFAAANGMTYMPSLQAPTLPGMIFGVGGSRASSDLVRGRQPRFVEFGNYRYTTGSGKNRTTHKWGYVAIKLDVPLPHIVLDATSNNGLFGASNLPASFDKDQRLRLEGDFDQHFSLYCPAGYERDALYLFTPDIMARFIDSAAALDVEIVDDWLFFYGKRDFSTVDPATWAWLFSAVAATLDKLAQWSRWRDERLRTDAAATTPSLGSAGDDTTAAGIGDPIGSSPGDPLPFAAPAGLLTPPPGVAVPGRRLTRRFSWVTVVVVVGFLLFWLLGPSGLFGALLFR comes from the coding sequence ATGCAGAGCGACGCGCGGCCCGTGTCCTTCGACGCCCGGCCACTGGTGGAGCCGGTCGATCGGACCGCGGTGCGCGAGTTCGCCCGGCGCATGCGGGACTCCGGCGCGGTCAGGTCCGCGTTCAGCGCTGGGTCGAGCATCGTCGCGGTGATCATCGGCGCGGTCGTGTTCGTGATGTTCGGCTCGGTGTTCCTGACGATGGCCGCGTCGCTGTTCTCGGCGTTCCTCTCGATCGGCAGCGACTCCGCCGCAGCGCCGTGGCTCCTCGGCCTCGGCGCGTTCCTGCCCGTCGTGATCGTCGGCGGTGTCCTGGCCCTGATCATCGTCGCGATCGTCCGCGGAACCGCCGGCGCGAACGAGCGCCGCTACCGGCTGGATCGCTTCGCCGCGGCGAACGGGATGACGTACATGCCCAGTCTTCAGGCACCCACACTGCCGGGCATGATCTTCGGCGTCGGCGGTTCACGCGCGTCCAGTGATCTCGTGCGGGGCCGGCAGCCGCGGTTCGTCGAATTCGGGAACTACCGGTACACGACCGGCTCGGGGAAGAACCGCACGACCCATAAATGGGGATACGTCGCGATCAAGCTCGACGTCCCGCTGCCGCACATCGTGCTCGATGCCACGAGCAACAACGGCCTGTTCGGAGCATCCAACCTCCCGGCGAGCTTCGACAAGGATCAGCGGCTGCGTCTCGAAGGCGACTTCGATCAGCACTTCTCGCTGTACTGCCCGGCCGGCTACGAGCGCGATGCGCTGTACCTGTTCACGCCCGACATCATGGCGCGGTTCATCGACAGTGCCGCAGCACTCGATGTCGAGATCGTCGATGACTGGCTCTTCTTCTACGGCAAGCGCGACTTCTCCACGGTGGACCCCGCGACGTGGGCGTGGCTCTTTTCTGCGGTCGCCGCGACGCTGGACAAGCTCGCCCAGTGGTCGAGATGGCGCGATGAGCGTCTGCGGACGGATGCCGCGGCCACGACGCCCTCGCTCGGTTCGGCCGGCGACGACACGACCGCCGCCGGAATCGGCGATCCGATCGGCTCATCACCGGGCGATCCGCTGCCGTTCGCGGCGCCCGCGGGCCTGTTGACTCCGCCGCCCGGCGTCGCGGTTCCGGGCCGGCGCCTCACCCGGCGGTTCTCGTGGGTGACGGTCGTCGTGGTGGTGGGATTCCTGCTGTTCTGGCTGCTGGGCCCGTCCGGGCTGTTCGGCGCGCTGCTGTTCCGCTGA
- the rplI gene encoding 50S ribosomal protein L9, translated as MSKLILTNEVAGLGSAGDVIEVKDGYARNYLIPQGFAVAWSRGGEKQVASIRAARESRAIHDHEEAVALKDALESNKVKLAVKAGNEGRLFGSVKTEHVAEAVKAAGLGDLDKRKIHITSPIKSVGEHEATIRLRDDLTAVITLQVVAAK; from the coding sequence ATGTCGAAGCTGATTCTCACGAACGAGGTCGCCGGGCTCGGTAGCGCCGGTGACGTCATCGAGGTCAAGGACGGGTACGCCCGCAACTACCTCATCCCCCAGGGCTTCGCCGTGGCGTGGTCGCGCGGTGGCGAGAAGCAGGTCGCGTCGATTCGCGCGGCCCGTGAGTCGCGTGCGATCCACGACCACGAAGAGGCCGTGGCGCTCAAGGACGCGCTCGAGTCCAACAAGGTCAAGCTCGCCGTCAAGGCCGGCAACGAGGGTCGCCTGTTCGGCTCCGTCAAGACCGAGCACGTGGCCGAGGCCGTCAAGGCCGCCGGCCTGGGCGACCTGGACAAGCGCAAGATCCACATCACCTCCCCGATCAAGTCGGTCGGCGAGCACGAGGCGACGATCCGCCTCCGCGATGACCTCACCGCTGTGATCACCCTTCAGGTGGTCGCTGCGAAGTAG
- a CDS encoding alpha-mannosidase codes for MPGLVAELLGYAGRQPAEYRRILRIRDAIYTPLTQLRAEILTSDEPIPFAEIDPAAFRPLGPGTAWGETFDCAWLRITGSIPAPRLAADEVVMLGIRSEGLLYSAAGDVLDSVSTVWIQGDLPHAGGKYRQVLVEPDENGRVEFYADVAYNGWLLYDVGKPMFHGAHVARRDEDVFGLYYDYLTLAVLADATDDTVLAARLTRDLHAAYAMFRRGEPRIARDALAAALALPSTDSFVYSAIGHGHLDMAWLWPLRETRRKAARTYARALNTIDRTDDYLYGTSQPQQMQWMKQEHPALFERMKDAVAAGRMELQGAFWIEPDTNLPSGESLVRQALHGRRFLEQEFGIAREDMRLCWLPDTFGYNGNLPQILRKSGMDWFQTIKLAWNKVNVFPHRTFHWQGIDGSTVLVHMPPEGDYNSRGAADGLLRGIRQYPERDLDTALLVYGAGDGGGGPGEVHLEVTRREQDLRGLPKVQYATADSFFRALEQREIAHTHVGELYLETHQGTYTTQGAIKKYNRMLERKLHNAEALAVLTGGADAHALDAHWKTVLLNQFHDIIPGSSIARVNAEAVEAYREVDAELDVHIADLLGRLPGGGDPSTSAGANGNGSMTALNLAPVARREFVKVGGEWMHVEVGPYAASALHPAPAMPDLSHTADSMTNRLLTLRFAPTGEIASCIDADGREHAGQGLGRLVVFRDPFQFPFDAWDIDRNYRDLPSVTLVPSEVRTAIEGPRVVRYQVYRAPKVTVHQRVVLEADSALVRFETVVDWREKHRMLRAEFLPSRYGPAALCEIQFGHIGRPTTERDSVEKAQFEVCAHKWICVQDDSGGFALLNDGKYGHRAKNGLISLNLLRSPTFPDKTADRGTHEFTYAFLPFEPNDLPSVIAAGYRLNDPLLVGAAAAFESAVAVDGDAVLVETIKPAEDGNGVILRLFESLGKPTTTALRTTLPYARAIETDLLETPIGDGALDLDGLEFGPFEIKTIRLEIRT; via the coding sequence ATGCCCGGTCTGGTCGCGGAACTGCTCGGCTATGCTGGGCGACAGCCCGCCGAGTACCGGCGCATCCTGCGCATCCGCGACGCGATCTACACACCGCTTACGCAGCTGCGGGCCGAGATCCTCACCTCCGACGAGCCGATCCCCTTCGCCGAGATCGATCCCGCCGCGTTCCGCCCCCTCGGGCCGGGGACCGCATGGGGCGAGACCTTCGACTGCGCCTGGCTGCGGATCACCGGCAGCATCCCGGCGCCGCGTCTCGCCGCCGATGAGGTCGTCATGCTCGGCATCCGCTCCGAGGGACTCCTGTACTCGGCCGCCGGCGACGTGCTCGACTCGGTCAGCACGGTCTGGATCCAGGGCGACCTGCCGCACGCCGGGGGGAAATACCGTCAGGTCCTGGTCGAGCCGGACGAGAACGGGCGCGTCGAATTCTACGCCGACGTCGCGTACAACGGCTGGCTGCTCTACGACGTGGGGAAGCCGATGTTCCACGGCGCGCACGTCGCCCGCCGCGACGAGGACGTCTTCGGCCTCTACTACGACTACCTGACCCTGGCGGTGCTCGCCGACGCGACCGACGACACGGTGCTGGCGGCCCGGCTCACCCGCGACCTGCACGCGGCGTATGCGATGTTCCGCCGCGGCGAGCCGCGGATCGCACGCGACGCACTGGCCGCCGCGCTCGCCCTGCCCAGCACCGACTCCTTCGTCTACAGCGCGATCGGGCACGGGCACCTCGACATGGCCTGGCTCTGGCCGCTGCGCGAGACGCGACGCAAGGCGGCGCGCACCTACGCCCGCGCGCTGAACACCATCGACCGCACCGACGACTACCTGTACGGCACCAGCCAGCCGCAGCAGATGCAGTGGATGAAGCAGGAGCATCCGGCGCTGTTCGAGCGGATGAAGGATGCTGTGGCCGCCGGTCGCATGGAGCTGCAGGGCGCCTTCTGGATCGAGCCGGACACCAACCTCCCGAGCGGCGAGTCGCTCGTGCGCCAGGCGCTGCACGGCCGGCGGTTTCTCGAGCAGGAGTTCGGGATCGCCCGGGAGGACATGCGCCTGTGCTGGCTGCCGGACACCTTCGGGTACAACGGCAACCTGCCGCAGATCCTGCGCAAGAGCGGCATGGACTGGTTCCAGACCATCAAGCTCGCCTGGAACAAGGTGAACGTGTTCCCGCATCGGACGTTCCACTGGCAGGGCATCGATGGGTCGACGGTCCTCGTGCACATGCCGCCCGAGGGCGACTACAACAGCCGGGGCGCCGCCGACGGTCTGCTCCGCGGCATCCGGCAGTATCCAGAGCGCGATCTCGACACCGCGCTGCTGGTCTACGGGGCGGGCGACGGCGGCGGCGGACCGGGCGAGGTGCACCTCGAGGTCACCCGCCGCGAGCAGGATCTGCGCGGACTGCCGAAGGTGCAGTACGCCACCGCCGACAGCTTCTTCCGCGCGCTCGAGCAGCGCGAGATCGCGCACACTCACGTCGGCGAGCTGTACCTCGAGACGCATCAGGGCACGTACACGACCCAGGGAGCGATCAAGAAGTACAACCGGATGCTGGAGCGCAAGCTCCACAACGCCGAGGCGCTCGCCGTGCTCACCGGCGGCGCTGACGCCCACGCGCTCGATGCGCATTGGAAGACGGTCCTGCTGAACCAGTTCCACGACATCATCCCGGGCTCGTCGATCGCGCGCGTCAACGCCGAAGCCGTGGAGGCGTACCGCGAGGTCGATGCGGAGCTCGATGTCCACATCGCGGACCTCCTCGGGCGGCTCCCGGGCGGAGGCGACCCGTCGACGAGCGCGGGGGCGAACGGCAACGGGTCGATGACTGCGCTGAATCTCGCACCCGTCGCCCGCCGGGAGTTCGTGAAGGTCGGGGGCGAGTGGATGCATGTTGAGGTCGGTCCGTACGCGGCATCCGCCCTCCACCCCGCGCCGGCCATGCCGGACCTGTCGCACACGGCCGACAGCATGACCAACAGGCTGCTCACGCTGCGGTTCGCGCCGACCGGCGAGATCGCGTCGTGCATCGACGCTGACGGCCGCGAGCACGCCGGGCAGGGGCTGGGCCGCCTGGTCGTGTTCCGCGATCCGTTCCAGTTCCCGTTCGACGCGTGGGACATCGACCGGAACTACCGGGACCTGCCGTCGGTCACCCTTGTGCCGAGCGAGGTGCGCACCGCGATCGAGGGACCGCGTGTCGTGCGCTACCAGGTGTACCGCGCTCCGAAGGTGACCGTGCACCAGCGCGTCGTGCTCGAGGCCGACAGCGCGCTCGTCCGGTTCGAGACGGTCGTGGACTGGCGGGAGAAGCACCGGATGCTGCGGGCCGAATTCCTTCCGTCGCGGTACGGTCCCGCGGCCCTGTGCGAGATCCAGTTCGGTCACATCGGCCGCCCGACGACGGAGCGAGACTCGGTCGAAAAGGCGCAGTTCGAAGTGTGCGCGCACAAGTGGATCTGCGTCCAGGACGACAGTGGCGGCTTCGCGCTGCTCAACGACGGGAAGTACGGGCATCGCGCCAAGAACGGCCTGATCAGCCTCAATCTGCTGCGCTCGCCGACCTTCCCAGACAAGACCGCCGATCGCGGCACGCACGAGTTCACCTACGCGTTCCTGCCCTTCGAACCGAATGATCTCCCGAGCGTGATCGCCGCGGGATACCGCCTCAACGACCCCCTCCTGGTCGGCGCAGCCGCGGCATTCGAGAGCGCGGTGGCGGTGGACGGCGACGCCGTGCTCGTCGAGACGATCAAGCCCGCCGAGGACGGGAACGGGGTGATCCTCCGGCTGTTCGAGAGCCTCGGCAAGCCGACGACGACCGCCCTGCGCACGACGCTGCCGTACGCGAGGGCGATCGAGACGGATCTTCTCGAAACGCCGATCGGCGATGGCGCGCTCGATCTCGACGGCCTGGAATTCGGGCCGTTCGAGATCAAGACGATCAGGCTGGAAATCCGAACGTGA
- a CDS encoding chaplin family protein yields MKTFLKRALWGTLIAGGVTLLGATAANAADTTGEDGLLSGNQALISLDAPVSIVGNAVSLIGDSAAVSAPAPATAATGPVTETAPAATTSGEEGIGSGNQALVDVNLPVTVAGNAVSVIGDSAAVSAPAPAPVPADQPAETSAWTTGEDGILSGNQGIISVDVPVAVTGNAVSVIGDSTAVSAAAASAAPVTTGGTTDATTNGEDGILSGNQLIADIVAPITISGNAVSGIGDSTAVWAAPASPAPTGGTTNAITSGEDGILSGNQLNADIVAPITISGNAVSGIGGSTAVWAAPASPAPTGGTTDATTTGEDGILSGNQLIPSIWLPITIGGNAVSVVGDSTAVTIPATPGTPGTPGTPGTPGTPGTPGTPGTPGTPGTPGTPGSNGVTALAASVSAAPMLAATGGMSAFGPLLAALVLLGAGMTLVLRRRAA; encoded by the coding sequence ATGAAGACATTCCTCAAGCGCGCCCTGTGGGGCACGCTCATCGCCGGCGGCGTCACGCTCCTCGGCGCGACAGCCGCCAACGCGGCTGACACGACGGGGGAGGACGGGCTGCTCAGCGGCAATCAGGCCCTCATCAGCCTCGACGCTCCGGTGTCGATCGTCGGCAACGCCGTCTCGCTCATCGGAGACTCGGCGGCTGTCAGCGCACCGGCGCCGGCGACTGCGGCAACCGGCCCGGTCACGGAAACGGCGCCGGCCGCCACGACAAGTGGCGAGGAGGGGATCGGCTCGGGCAATCAAGCGCTCGTCGACGTGAACCTTCCGGTCACGGTCGCGGGCAACGCGGTGTCGGTCATCGGAGACTCGGCGGCTGTCAGTGCACCGGCCCCGGCTCCGGTTCCGGCCGATCAGCCCGCCGAGACATCCGCATGGACGACCGGTGAAGACGGCATCCTGTCGGGCAATCAGGGCATCATCTCGGTGGATGTCCCGGTCGCCGTCACGGGCAACGCGGTGTCGGTCATCGGCGACTCGACCGCGGTCTCGGCGGCAGCTGCTTCGGCGGCGCCCGTCACGACCGGAGGAACCACCGACGCCACCACCAACGGCGAAGACGGCATCCTCAGCGGCAACCAGCTGATCGCCGACATCGTCGCCCCGATCACCATCAGCGGCAACGCCGTCTCCGGTATCGGAGACAGCACCGCCGTCTGGGCAGCCCCGGCATCCCCGGCACCCACCGGAGGAACCACCAACGCCATCACCAGCGGCGAAGACGGCATCCTCAGCGGCAACCAGCTGAACGCCGACATCGTCGCCCCGATCACCATCAGCGGCAACGCGGTCTCCGGTATCGGAGGCAGCACCGCCGTCTGGGCAGCGCCGGCATCCCCGGCACCCACCGGAGGAACCACCGACGCGACCACCACTGGCGAAGACGGCATCCTCAGCGGCAACCAGCTGATCCCGTCGATCTGGCTGCCGATCACGATCGGAGGCAACGCGGTCTCGGTGGTCGGAGACAGCACGGCGGTCACGATTCCGGCGACGCCGGGCACACCCGGTACCCCCGGCACGCCCGGCACCCCCGGCACCCCGGGCACCCCCGGCACGCCTGGCACACCCGGAACACCCGGCACACCCGGCACCCCGGGCAGCAACGGCGTGACCGCCCTCGCGGCATCCGTTAGCGCTGCTCCCATGCTCGCCGCAACAGGGGGGATGAGCGCCTTCGGGCCGCTCCTGGCAGCACTCGTGCTGCTCGGAGCCGGTATGACGCTCGTCTTGCGGCGCCGCGCCGCGTGA
- the rpsF gene encoding 30S ribosomal protein S6 codes for MTHQYELMVILNPEIDERQVPATLDKFLKVITTDGGSIDNIDIWGRRRLAYEIQKKNEGVYAVVAFTATSAATQELDRQLGLSEQVMRTKVLRAEDAIAMIASEKQRADEKAARKAARPAKPVKQDA; via the coding sequence GTGACGCACCAGTACGAACTCATGGTCATTCTGAACCCCGAGATCGATGAGCGACAGGTCCCCGCGACCCTCGACAAGTTCCTGAAGGTCATCACGACCGACGGTGGCTCGATCGACAACATCGACATTTGGGGCCGTCGCCGTCTCGCGTACGAGATCCAGAAGAAGAACGAGGGCGTCTACGCCGTCGTCGCGTTCACGGCCACCAGCGCCGCGACGCAGGAGCTCGACCGCCAGCTCGGCCTCAGCGAGCAGGTCATGCGCACCAAGGTGCTCCGCGCCGAGGACGCGATCGCGATGATCGCCTCCGAGAAGCAGCGTGCCGACGAGAAGGCCGCCCGCAAGGCAGCCCGCCCCGCGAAGCCCGTCAAGCAGGACGCGTAA
- a CDS encoding MFS transporter, producing the protein MTQPGTIESGAITTPTGRVLSPRAQRTSIVVAGFGQNIVLTTVTTFILVYLLQYAHISVEGTVVVTAIITVAKLADAISDPVMGSIVDMTRSRWGKMRPYILFSALPVAVLSTLLFAIPDISEGGRLLFFGVCYFLWGFSYTVCDVPFWGLIGSAFPDSRERTGVISHVRSFGAIALGLATLGMPWLALALSFSSETTATGWTLAVAAASVLGMAMFLLAFFNTREKARGDRERLTFRQLFTTLFQNTPLLMVLLGSVLGFGRYIVQAGGAVFVVIAYGNEAYFTLIGAAIIVGMVLSSFLTPVILRVMTGKSLILWSSLAGAVFSVLMYLVGFQSIVLMMVFIFLTGLTLGIFVVVQTTMIADAVDDIEQRTGVRNDGISFSTLTFVSKVMSALAVLVFGVFIVLAGYEAGVVVTPEMQNTVFIAITLVPAVSCVLSAVPFLFYRLGGPVSGRVENRDSGRNSSVGA; encoded by the coding sequence GTGACGCAGCCAGGCACCATCGAGTCCGGCGCGATCACCACACCGACCGGTCGGGTCCTGAGTCCCCGCGCGCAGCGCACGTCCATCGTCGTGGCCGGGTTCGGCCAGAACATCGTCCTGACCACGGTGACGACGTTCATCCTGGTGTACTTGCTGCAGTACGCGCACATCAGCGTCGAGGGCACGGTGGTCGTCACCGCGATCATCACGGTCGCGAAGCTCGCCGACGCGATCAGCGACCCGGTCATGGGCAGCATCGTCGACATGACCCGGTCGCGCTGGGGCAAGATGCGGCCGTACATCCTGTTCTCGGCATTGCCGGTCGCGGTCCTGTCGACCCTGCTCTTCGCGATCCCGGACATCTCCGAAGGCGGCAGGCTGCTGTTCTTCGGCGTCTGCTACTTCCTCTGGGGCTTCTCGTACACGGTCTGCGACGTCCCCTTCTGGGGGCTCATCGGCTCGGCGTTCCCTGATTCGCGCGAGCGCACCGGCGTGATCTCGCACGTCCGGTCCTTCGGTGCGATCGCTCTCGGACTGGCCACACTGGGGATGCCGTGGCTGGCCCTCGCGCTGAGCTTCTCGTCCGAGACGACGGCGACCGGCTGGACGCTCGCGGTGGCCGCGGCATCCGTCCTGGGAATGGCCATGTTCCTGCTCGCCTTCTTCAACACACGCGAGAAGGCGCGCGGTGATCGTGAGCGGCTGACGTTCCGGCAGCTGTTCACCACGCTGTTCCAGAACACTCCCCTGCTGATGGTGCTGCTCGGGTCGGTGCTCGGCTTCGGCCGGTACATCGTGCAGGCGGGCGGTGCCGTCTTCGTGGTGATCGCCTACGGCAACGAGGCGTACTTCACGCTGATCGGCGCAGCGATCATCGTCGGCATGGTGCTCTCGTCGTTCCTCACACCGGTGATCCTGCGGGTGATGACCGGGAAGTCTCTGATCCTGTGGAGCTCGCTGGCGGGCGCGGTCTTCTCCGTGCTGATGTACCTCGTCGGCTTCCAGAGCATCGTCCTGATGATGGTCTTCATCTTCCTCACCGGCCTCACCCTGGGCATCTTCGTGGTCGTCCAGACGACGATGATCGCCGACGCGGTCGATGACATCGAGCAGCGCACGGGCGTGCGCAACGACGGCATCTCGTTCTCGACGCTCACGTTCGTCTCGAAGGTCATGAGCGCCCTGGCAGTGCTCGTGTTCGGCGTGTTCATCGTCCTCGCCGGCTACGAGGCAGGCGTCGTGGTCACGCCCGAGATGCAGAACACCGTCTTCATCGCGATCACCCTGGTCCCGGCGGTCAGCTGCGTGCTCTCGGCGGTGCCGTTCCTGTTCTACCGCCTCGGCGGTCCGGTGTCGGGGCGCGTCGAGAACCGCGATTCGGGGCGCAACTCGTCCGTTGGGGCGTGA
- a CDS encoding single-stranded DNA-binding protein — protein sequence MAGETIITVVGNLTADPELRYTQNGLPVANFTIASTPRNFDRATSEWKDGEALFLRASVWREFAEHVAGSLTKGSRVVATGRLKQRSYETKEGEKRTSIELEVDEIGPSLRYATAQVTRAAGGGSGGGQSRGQVADEPWSTPGTPAAPAAGGGDSWAAPGAYGDDTPF from the coding sequence ATGGCCGGCGAGACGATCATCACCGTCGTGGGAAACCTCACGGCTGATCCCGAACTGCGGTACACGCAGAACGGACTCCCCGTCGCGAACTTCACGATCGCGTCGACGCCGCGCAACTTCGACCGTGCCACGAGCGAGTGGAAGGACGGCGAAGCGCTGTTCCTCCGCGCGAGCGTCTGGCGCGAGTTCGCCGAGCACGTCGCCGGATCGCTGACCAAGGGCTCCCGCGTCGTTGCGACCGGGCGCCTGAAGCAGCGCTCCTACGAGACGAAGGAAGGCGAGAAGCGCACTTCCATCGAGCTCGAGGTCGACGAGATCGGCCCCTCGCTGCGCTACGCCACCGCTCAGGTGACGCGTGCGGCCGGCGGCGGCAGCGGCGGCGGACAGTCCCGCGGCCAGGTCGCCGATGAGCCGTGGTCGACCCCCGGCACGCCCGCTGCTCCGGCAGCAGGCGGCGGCGACTCGTGGGCTGCCCCCGGCGCTTACGGCGACGACACCCCGTTTTAG